A region from the Clostridium beijerinckii genome encodes:
- a CDS encoding cell wall-binding protein: MHKKIKHIIAVSLVIGAVSGVLPANNFILGTTKAYAATYKSANDGELNSLTVNSGSNSNIKIRNTYSGDEVSLTGQNDYYVLLKSARVIQINAEVKGNGYVVKAFTSSSKTEAGKDVGEDINIDSAYKNIYLRTYKSEAAYKVAYDAGDVSNCEKTYVIHVKRSVASSEAEDDREYAYLENIHLSDGSVGFSKNQTSYNVNVNEDVKEITVRATPEDDEDYVEINNSSAYEEDNYEKAISLDKGNNTIEIYVEHSDGENYEDTTYTLNVYRGIVSDSTTSTGTTSNVQNFTIQSNGNSFNSWQRVDGKWRYINGSGDVLKNQWWFDKNTEKNYYLKEDGYRTTGWLSNNNNWYYFNENGEMQTGWINVNKNWYYLNQSGAMKMGWLEDSTGNWYYLDNSGAMKTGWIENSDGKSYYLDSSGKMIKNPIVNNV; this comes from the coding sequence ATGCATAAAAAGATTAAACATATAATTGCAGTAAGTCTTGTAATTGGTGCTGTCTCGGGAGTTTTGCCAGCAAATAATTTTATACTAGGTACTACAAAGGCTTATGCAGCAACATATAAAAGTGCAAATGATGGGGAGCTAAATTCATTAACTGTAAATTCAGGAAGTAATAGTAATATTAAGATACGAAATACTTATAGTGGTGATGAGGTTTCATTAACAGGGCAAAATGATTATTATGTATTGCTTAAAAGCGCTCGCGTAATTCAAATAAATGCAGAGGTAAAAGGGAACGGATATGTAGTAAAAGCTTTTACTTCAAGCAGTAAAACAGAAGCAGGCAAAGATGTTGGAGAGGATATTAATATTGACTCCGCATATAAAAATATTTACTTAAGAACTTATAAAAGTGAAGCGGCTTATAAAGTAGCATATGATGCTGGAGATGTAAGTAATTGTGAAAAGACTTATGTAATTCATGTAAAAAGATCAGTTGCTAGCTCTGAAGCAGAAGATGATAGGGAATATGCATATTTAGAAAATATTCATTTAAGTGATGGAAGTGTTGGTTTTTCAAAGAATCAAACTTCTTATAATGTAAATGTTAATGAAGATGTTAAAGAAATAACTGTTAGAGCAACTCCAGAAGATGATGAAGATTATGTTGAGATTAATAATAGTTCTGCATATGAAGAAGACAATTATGAAAAAGCAATAAGCTTAGATAAAGGAAATAATACTATAGAGATATATGTTGAACATAGTGACGGAGAAAATTATGAAGATACAACTTATACATTAAATGTATACAGAGGTATTGTATCAGATTCAACTACATCTACAGGCACAACTTCAAATGTTCAAAATTTTACAATCCAAAGTAATGGAAATAGTTTTAATTCGTGGCAAAGAGTTGATGGTAAATGGAGATATATAAATGGTTCTGGAGATGTTTTAAAGAATCAATGGTGGTTTGATAAAAATACTGAAAAAAATTATTACTTAAAAGAAGATGGATATAGAACTACAGGCTGGCTAAGTAATAACAATAATTGGTACTATTTTAATGAAAATGGTGAAATGCAAACAGGTTGGATAAATGTAAATAAAAATTGGTACTATTTAAATCAAAGTGGAGCAATGAAAATGGGTTGGTTAGAAGACTCTACTGGAAATTGGTATTATCTTGATAATAGTGGTGCCATGAAGACGGGATGGATTGAAAATTCAGATGGAAAATCATATTATTTAGATTCATCAGGGAAGATGATTAAAAATCCAATAGTTAATAATGTATAA
- a CDS encoding AAA family ATPase, with amino-acid sequence MKKKIPIGISNFKKLIKENYYFVDKSLIIKEFIENGAAIILTPRPRRFGKTLNMSMIKYFFDINMKEKKNRLNGEIEYSRSLFNGLNIEKETEIMKMQGEFPVISISFNSAKFNNFKDTMSRIRSLMSEIYLEHKYLLGSDTLEDIEKEKINKVINEKGDAELIATALGNLTRYLYKHFNKRVILLIDEYDVPIQEGYISGYYEEIISFERVMFTDLLKDNNNVEKALVTGILRVAKESIFSGLNNLEVNTMLSNKFSDKFGFTQEEVDELLLYYKLEAKSLEVKEWYNGYIFGKNTIYNPWSVLNYSESYEEGFMPYWINSSANDLIKKLLLKGDQGIKIELEDLIVGKSITKAIDENIVMGEVEDSNENIWGFLLLSGYLKTIKKETIDGMRQCELQIPNKECLIFYKNIIKKWFLESMTNERYEEMLRTLIHGDIKSFGALFKGFVINNISYFDVSGKEPEKVYHAFVLGMLVSLTDTYEVKSNKESGYGRYDVMIIPKDVSKQGIIIEFKKINEFLEDTIEYATKEALKQIEDKKYESELLSKGITKIIKLAIVFKNKEVEITQG; translated from the coding sequence ATGAAAAAGAAAATTCCAATAGGAATATCTAACTTTAAAAAACTAATAAAAGAAAATTATTATTTCGTAGATAAGAGTTTAATTATAAAAGAATTTATAGAAAATGGAGCTGCTATAATTTTAACTCCAAGGCCAAGACGTTTTGGGAAGACTTTGAATATGAGCATGATTAAATATTTTTTTGATATAAATATGAAGGAAAAGAAAAATAGGTTAAATGGTGAAATAGAATATTCAAGAAGTCTCTTCAATGGATTAAACATTGAAAAAGAAACGGAAATTATGAAGATGCAAGGAGAATTTCCAGTTATAAGCATATCTTTTAACAGTGCTAAATTTAATAACTTTAAAGATACAATGAGTAGAATTAGATCTTTAATGAGTGAGATTTATCTTGAACATAAATATTTATTAGGTAGTGATACATTAGAAGATATAGAAAAAGAAAAAATTAATAAGGTAATTAATGAAAAGGGTGATGCAGAATTAATTGCAACTGCTTTGGGAAATCTAACAAGATATTTGTATAAGCATTTTAATAAAAGAGTAATTTTGCTTATAGATGAATATGATGTACCAATTCAAGAAGGTTATATTAGTGGATACTATGAAGAAATAATTTCTTTTGAAAGAGTTATGTTTACTGATCTTTTAAAAGATAATAATAATGTAGAAAAAGCACTTGTAACAGGAATACTACGGGTTGCGAAAGAAAGTATTTTCTCAGGACTTAATAATTTGGAAGTGAACACAATGCTAAGCAATAAATTTAGTGATAAATTTGGTTTCACTCAGGAAGAAGTAGATGAGCTTTTATTATATTATAAATTAGAAGCTAAAAGTTTAGAGGTTAAAGAATGGTACAATGGATATATTTTCGGAAAAAATACAATATACAATCCGTGGTCAGTATTAAATTATTCTGAAAGTTATGAAGAAGGCTTCATGCCTTATTGGATCAACAGCAGTGCCAATGATTTAATAAAGAAATTGCTATTAAAAGGCGATCAAGGAATAAAAATAGAACTTGAAGACCTTATAGTAGGAAAAAGCATAACGAAAGCAATTGATGAAAATATTGTTATGGGTGAGGTTGAAGATTCTAATGAAAACATTTGGGGATTCTTACTTTTATCAGGATATTTAAAGACAATTAAAAAAGAAACAATAGATGGAATGAGACAATGTGAGTTGCAAATTCCCAATAAAGAGTGTCTTATATTTTATAAGAATATAATTAAAAAGTGGTTTTTAGAAAGCATGACAAATGAAAGATATGAAGAAATGCTTAGAACCTTAATACATGGTGATATAAAGAGTTTTGGAGCTCTTTTTAAGGGTTTTGTCATAAACAACATTAGTTACTTTGATGTATCGGGAAAAGAACCAGAAAAGGTGTACCATGCTTTTGTTTTGGGAATGCTTGTCTCTCTTACTGATACTTATGAGGTAAAATCCAATAAAGAGAGCGGATACGGAAGATACGATGTAATGATTATTCCAAAGGATGTTTCAAAGCAAGGAATAATAATTGAATTTAAAAAGATTAACGAATTCTTAGAGGACACAATAGAATATGCAACAAAAGAGGCATTAAAGCAAATTGAAGATAAAAAATATGAAAGTGAACTTTTAAGTAAGGGAATAACCAAGATTATAAAGCTTGCCATTGTATTTAAGAATAAGGAAGTTGAGATAACACAGGGATAG
- a CDS encoding cell wall-binding protein: protein MNKNVKRIVAMALAIGTVSAVAPATNVNLLTTKAYASNDDADELDSIDLQNDDGDTLDLYTDDGYDSDDEVEDGDLDVGDTYYAESDTDEVTIDSVDGADEDNVRIFVGSDDYEVGDSIDLDDEITTLKVRVYEDEYDEDEDYSSSDYNEYKIKVEYTDDDDDDDDDDDDENDEDTLDSLELLDEDYETIDLYEDDDYDDDVDSEDVEEGETYYAKTSSKEVSIEIEGPDEDYVKIFKSTSDSAKGIDPGDDISITGDKTLTVRIYSEEPDSDVTYEDDGDVVGEYEIDLEYTKNNASTSTSTTTNTSTTKPSTATDIVTTTVKAMQWVQVNGKWQYNDGAGNPIKSNWFYDRSLSKNYYLQADGNMATGWLSNNAKWYYLGTDGAMKIGWQLVNGTWYYLDAQGVMASNTTIGGYKLGSNGAWVK from the coding sequence ATGAATAAAAACGTAAAAAGAATAGTTGCAATGGCATTAGCAATTGGTACTGTTTCAGCAGTGGCACCAGCTACAAATGTGAATTTATTAACTACAAAGGCTTATGCATCAAATGATGATGCTGATGAATTAGATAGCATAGACTTACAAAATGATGATGGGGATACTTTAGATCTTTATACAGATGATGGCTATGATAGTGATGATGAAGTAGAAGATGGAGATTTAGATGTAGGAGATACTTATTATGCTGAATCTGATACAGATGAAGTTACCATTGATAGCGTTGATGGAGCAGATGAAGATAATGTAAGAATATTTGTGGGTAGTGATGATTATGAAGTAGGAGATTCAATTGACCTTGATGACGAAATAACAACACTTAAAGTTAGAGTATATGAAGATGAATATGATGAAGATGAGGATTATTCTAGTTCAGATTATAATGAATATAAAATCAAAGTAGAATATACAGATGATGATGATGATGATGATGACGATGACGATGACGAAAATGATGAAGATACATTAGATAGCTTAGAATTATTAGATGAAGATTATGAAACTATAGATCTTTATGAAGATGATGATTATGATGATGATGTAGACAGTGAAGACGTAGAGGAAGGCGAAACTTATTATGCTAAAACTTCATCAAAAGAGGTAAGCATTGAAATTGAGGGACCTGATGAGGACTATGTTAAAATATTCAAATCAACATCAGATTCAGCTAAAGGTATAGATCCAGGAGATGATATTTCTATAACAGGAGATAAAACTCTTACTGTAAGAATATATAGTGAGGAACCAGATTCAGATGTAACATATGAAGATGATGGAGATGTTGTAGGCGAATATGAAATTGACTTAGAATACACAAAGAATAATGCTTCAACTAGTACAAGCACTACAACTAATACTTCAACTACAAAACCAAGCACTGCAACTGACATAGTAACTACAACTGTTAAGGCAATGCAATGGGTACAAGTAAATGGAAAATGGCAATATAATGATGGAGCAGGAAATCCAATAAAAAGTAACTGGTTCTATGATAGAAGCTTAAGTAAAAATTATTATTTGCAAGCAGATGGAAATATGGCTACTGGTTGGTTAAGTAATAATGCAAAGTGGTATTATTTAGGAACCGATGGAGCTATGAAGATAGGCTGGCAATTAGTAAATGGAACTTGGTATTATTTAGATGCACAAGGAGTAATGGCTTCAAATACTACTATTGGTGGATATAAATTAGGTTCTAACGGAGCTTGGGTTAAGTAG
- a CDS encoding cell wall-binding protein, translating to MNKNIKRIVALALAVGTVSAVIPVSNINLLTTRAYAAVQENDEDYIDSLKIYDEDGNKLNLYKNTDYKTIIDADEVDDRITYYVKSPTDTVNIKIEGPEKKYVKIFNGTSSSTKGQNPSEDIKVSSDGAYKSIAIKVYGQEPADDIKYSDSYNYDVLSTYKIKVEYTGTSQDNDLYLKRLSIDGIMIGLSDDKEEYTYGVDSDVKEVIIRATPEDEDYDVTIDGELVHSADNFKQKVKLDKGLNEFPIKLKDSDLEKTYTVFINRGSAVSTNSNSNSTTNPADNSAIYLEKLSIDGKIQSLSESKTNYIYNVDEDTNNITVKATPENNNYDVLVNGEYVDNDGDYKKKINLSKGVNQISIVVEENFKKRVYNLTVNRGSVTLNSTSNNETTISGNQWVQVQGKWKYIDSSKNPEKNIWVGNYYISDDEYMALGWLNYNESWYYLGFDGAKKTGWQKVDGIWYHLDSEGRVQTGWFKDVDGEYYYLNSFGAMVYSTIIDGYALDSNGVWTGR from the coding sequence GTGAATAAAAATATAAAAAGAATAGTTGCGCTGGCACTGGCAGTTGGAACAGTGTCTGCTGTTATTCCAGTTAGTAATATAAATTTATTAACTACAAGGGCTTATGCTGCAGTACAGGAAAATGATGAGGATTATATAGATAGTTTGAAGATCTATGATGAAGATGGAAATAAGTTGAATTTATATAAAAATACTGATTATAAAACAATAATAGATGCAGATGAGGTGGATGATAGAATAACTTATTATGTTAAATCTCCAACTGACACTGTTAACATAAAAATTGAAGGACCAGAAAAGAAATACGTAAAAATCTTTAATGGAACTTCTAGTTCTACTAAAGGGCAAAATCCGAGTGAAGATATTAAAGTATCAAGTGATGGAGCATACAAAAGTATTGCAATAAAAGTATATGGTCAAGAACCCGCAGATGATATTAAATATTCAGATAGTTACAATTATGATGTTTTAAGTACATATAAAATAAAAGTAGAATACACAGGAACAAGTCAAGATAATGATCTATACTTAAAAAGATTAAGTATAGACGGCATTATGATTGGACTATCAGATGATAAAGAGGAATATACTTATGGTGTTGATAGTGATGTTAAAGAAGTAATAATCAGAGCAACTCCAGAGGATGAGGATTATGATGTTACAATTGATGGAGAACTAGTTCATAGTGCTGATAACTTTAAGCAAAAGGTTAAGTTAGATAAGGGATTAAATGAATTCCCAATAAAGCTTAAAGATAGTGATCTTGAAAAAACATACACAGTATTTATAAATAGAGGAAGTGCTGTTTCGACTAATTCAAACTCTAATAGTACAACAAATCCAGCAGATAATTCTGCTATTTATTTAGAAAAGCTTAGTATTGATGGAAAAATACAATCATTGTCAGAATCAAAGACTAATTATATTTATAATGTTGACGAAGATACAAATAATATAACAGTTAAAGCAACACCTGAAAATAATAATTATGATGTGCTTGTTAATGGAGAATATGTTGATAATGATGGCGACTATAAGAAAAAAATAAATCTAAGTAAAGGTGTAAATCAAATAAGCATAGTTGTTGAAGAAAACTTTAAAAAAAGAGTATATAACTTAACAGTAAATAGAGGCAGTGTTACATTAAATAGTACAAGCAATAATGAAACTACAATCAGTGGAAACCAATGGGTTCAAGTTCAAGGTAAATGGAAATATATCGATTCGTCAAAAAATCCAGAAAAGAATATCTGGGTAGGAAACTACTATATTTCAGATGATGAATATATGGCTCTTGGATGGCTGAATTATAATGAAAGCTGGTACTACTTAGGATTTGATGGAGCTAAGAAAACTGGCTGGCAGAAGGTCGATGGAATTTGGTATCACTTAGATTCAGAAGGTAGGGTACAAACTGGATGGTTTAAAGATGTTGATGGGGAATATTACTATTTAAACAGCTTTGGAGCTATGGTTTATAGCACTATTATAGATGGATATGCATTAGATTCAAATGGTGTTTGGACGGGAAGATAG
- a CDS encoding cell wall-binding protein, whose protein sequence is MNKNIKRIIAITLAISNLAVIEPSRYIDLLTTRAYSAELIEGISDLEVCKNSGSTELEMYKDSDYDNSTEFKDDITKYYIELSESTGKFNIRADVDSGYSVKVIDESDDDEEYDLEDEISIKAGDSKTVSVEITKNSDSSNQKVTIKLRRKEAEDDDEEDNDKIYLSDLTLSHGEDYYKLNFAPKNSLYNINVPADINYIKIEAKPDDRDEDKVNINGISVHKDDDYSTRIPLNMGKNEINITVKNDEDERTYIINITRGNNAPSNIDSNNKTNKWIQNNGKWQYIDSSGNIAKNLWVQNYYLTNNGDMATEWLNYNGSWYYLGSDGAFKAGWKLIGGNWYCFDSIGKIKIGWFKDSDGKWYYLNSFGAMAYNTMVDGYRLGNSGAWVK, encoded by the coding sequence ATGAATAAAAATATTAAACGGATAATTGCTATAACATTAGCAATTTCTAATTTAGCAGTTATTGAGCCTTCAAGATATATTGATTTATTAACTACTAGGGCTTATTCTGCAGAACTCATTGAAGGAATAAGTGATTTAGAAGTATGTAAAAACTCAGGTTCTACAGAACTGGAGATGTATAAAGATAGTGATTATGATAATTCAACTGAATTTAAAGATGATATTACAAAATATTACATAGAGCTTTCTGAAAGCACAGGTAAATTTAATATTAGGGCAGATGTTGATAGTGGTTATTCCGTAAAGGTAATAGATGAAAGCGACGATGATGAAGAATATGATTTAGAAGATGAAATTTCAATAAAAGCAGGGGATTCTAAAACAGTCAGTGTAGAAATAACTAAAAATAGTGATTCATCTAATCAAAAAGTAACAATTAAGCTAAGAAGAAAAGAAGCAGAAGATGATGATGAAGAGGATAATGATAAAATCTATTTAAGTGATTTAACTTTAAGTCACGGTGAAGATTATTATAAATTAAATTTCGCACCTAAAAATTCATTATACAATATAAATGTGCCTGCAGATATTAATTATATAAAAATAGAAGCAAAACCAGATGACCGAGATGAAGATAAAGTTAATATTAATGGGATAAGTGTACATAAAGATGATGACTATTCAACCAGAATTCCATTAAATATGGGGAAGAATGAAATTAATATTACAGTGAAAAATGATGAGGATGAAAGAACATACATTATTAATATAACAAGGGGCAATAATGCACCAAGCAATATAGACTCAAATAACAAAACAAACAAATGGATACAAAATAATGGAAAGTGGCAATATATTGATTCATCAGGAAATATAGCAAAGAATCTTTGGGTGCAAAACTATTACTTAACCAATAATGGTGATATGGCAACTGAATGGTTAAATTATAATGGAAGCTGGTACTATTTAGGCAGTGATGGTGCATTCAAAGCAGGTTGGAAATTAATAGGCGGAAATTGGTACTGTTTTGATAGTATTGGGAAAATAAAAATAGGATGGTTTAAAGATTCAGATGGGAAATGGTATTATTTAAATAGTTTTGGTGCTATGGCGTATAATACTATGGTAGATGGATATAGATTGGGAAATAGTGGAGCTTGGGTTAAGTAA
- a CDS encoding cell wall-binding protein, producing MNKNIKRIIALTLTISAFSTISAITPGTAFDMAIKPVYAASYSPDDGELKSLTVKSIDGETLNLRDGYNGSTVKLNEDREYYVKLTDDSDGIKISSKVEGKDYIVRIFTSDKADATAYEPGDEILLEKGNTTLYVRTYESASAFRKAKDTLDDVSICEEEYTLNLKKTTESSYEDTSQDPVYLYNIDVSRGKINFIKGKTTYDMKVASDIDDIKITAVPEDDKDRVRINGSLVESTDKYRKTVDLKQGKNEIKIKVTDAKDNQRTYTLNITRGDSSSDEQDDIYIDNITLSDGELDFSQDESSYEVDLDDSISKITIGAEPEDEEYLVTIDGDEVNSDDDYENKVSLNKGENVIEVTVEDEVNDKKRTYTLTINRGEVKVPDETDTTDDKTGWVETDDGWKYNDENGNLLKNSWLYDKEVGVYCYLNANGIRETGWFKDKDNWYLLNEKGAMLTGWQKTDGKWYLLDASGAMRTGWYKQEVAVEGNNNDNTQSNTSSDTTSSTSTTTTNADTTKTEGWYYLNGDGSLKTGWLLDGKKWYYLNTNGIMQKGWLISSNSKYYLNEDGVMVTGTQTIDGKEYKFTTGGALII from the coding sequence ATGAATAAAAATATAAAACGTATAATTGCACTTACACTTACTATTAGTGCTTTTTCAACAATTTCAGCTATAACACCAGGTACAGCTTTTGATATGGCAATTAAGCCAGTGTATGCAGCTTCTTATTCTCCTGATGATGGCGAATTGAAATCATTAACGGTAAAATCAATAGACGGAGAGACTCTTAATCTTCGTGATGGATATAATGGAAGTACTGTGAAATTAAATGAGGATAGAGAGTACTATGTAAAGCTCACGGATGATAGTGATGGAATAAAGATAAGTTCAAAAGTAGAAGGTAAAGATTATATAGTTAGAATCTTTACATCTGACAAAGCAGATGCAACAGCTTATGAGCCAGGAGACGAAATCTTACTAGAAAAGGGGAATACAACTCTTTATGTGAGAACTTATGAATCTGCATCTGCATTTAGAAAAGCAAAAGATACTCTAGATGATGTATCAATTTGTGAAGAAGAATACACATTAAATTTAAAGAAAACTACAGAAAGCTCATATGAAGATACAAGTCAAGATCCTGTATATTTATATAATATCGATGTTAGTAGAGGAAAAATAAATTTCATAAAAGGAAAAACTACTTATGATATGAAAGTAGCTTCAGATATTGATGATATAAAAATCACAGCAGTTCCAGAAGATGATAAGGATAGAGTTAGAATAAATGGATCATTAGTTGAGTCAACTGATAAATATAGAAAAACTGTAGATTTAAAGCAAGGGAAAAATGAAATCAAGATAAAGGTTACAGATGCTAAAGACAATCAAAGAACGTATACCTTAAATATAACACGAGGTGATTCGTCAAGTGATGAGCAAGATGACATATATATAGATAATATTACTTTAAGTGATGGAGAACTTGATTTTTCACAAGATGAAAGTTCCTATGAAGTTGATTTAGATGACTCTATAAGTAAAATAACAATAGGTGCTGAACCTGAAGATGAGGAATATTTAGTTACAATTGATGGAGACGAAGTAAATTCAGATGATGATTATGAAAATAAAGTATCTTTAAATAAAGGTGAAAATGTAATTGAAGTAACAGTTGAAGATGAAGTAAATGATAAAAAGAGAACTTATACATTAACTATAAATAGAGGCGAAGTTAAAGTTCCAGATGAAACTGATACAACGGACGACAAAACTGGCTGGGTAGAAACTGATGACGGCTGGAAATATAATGATGAAAATGGAAACTTATTAAAGAATTCATGGTTATATGATAAAGAGGTAGGAGTGTATTGTTATTTAAATGCAAATGGAATTAGAGAAACTGGTTGGTTTAAAGATAAAGACAACTGGTACTTACTAAATGAAAAAGGTGCTATGTTAACAGGATGGCAAAAGACAGATGGAAAGTGGTATCTGTTAGATGCAAGTGGAGCAATGAGGACAGGCTGGTATAAACAAGAAGTTGCAGTTGAAGGTAATAACAATGATAATACTCAAAGCAATACTTCAAGTGACACTACTTCAAGTACTAGCACAACAACTACTAATGCTGATACTACAAAAACTGAAGGATGGTATTATCTAAATGGTGATGGTTCCCTGAAAACAGGATGGTTACTTGACGGAAAGAAGTGGTATTACCTAAATACAAATGGGATAATGCAAAAGGGATGGTTAATCAGCTCTAATTCAAAATACTATTTAAATGAAGATGGGGTAATGGTAACAGGAACTCAAACAATCGATGGAAAAGAATATAAATTCACTACAGGTGGAGCATTGATAATATAG
- a CDS encoding cell wall-binding protein, with amino-acid sequence MNKNLRKIIAVALALGTFSAFVPATNFNLLTEKVYAADTNDEDTLDSLELYDKDGDKIKYYDDNDYKDRVDEEDAKEDEVYYAKTSFKTIRVEIDGPGERYVKIFNKSSDSARGKDPGDDITLDSDSSVTTLEIKIYGEDTKGETVRNNDDDDDDYDLLNTYRIKVKYNPTDSTSTDTETEKDASDYDSIYLERLSVDGKMIELKESQTKYTYNVDSDVDSVVVRATPEDEDDDDVTINGKDAKYDDNFKVDVDLKKGTNSIEIEVEDGGKSRVYTLIINRGQATEKTEINSGNITVNSNTNKWLQNNGRWQYTDSTGNPVRNIWIGNYYLLDSGYMATGWLNYGGNWYYLGIDGAKKTGWQKVDGMWYHLDSQGKIQTGWFKDTNGKYYYLSSFGGMVYNTTIDGYRLGADGAWIGR; translated from the coding sequence ATGAATAAAAATCTTAGAAAAATAATAGCAGTGGCTTTAGCTTTAGGAACATTTTCAGCATTTGTACCAGCTACAAATTTTAATTTATTAACAGAAAAGGTTTATGCGGCAGATACAAATGACGAAGATACTTTAGATAGTTTGGAATTATATGATAAAGATGGTGATAAAATAAAGTATTATGATGATAATGATTATAAGGATAGAGTCGATGAAGAAGATGCAAAGGAGGATGAAGTATATTATGCTAAAACTTCATTTAAAACTATAAGAGTAGAAATAGATGGCCCTGGTGAAAGATATGTTAAAATATTTAATAAAAGTTCTGATTCAGCAAGAGGTAAAGATCCTGGTGATGATATTACCTTAGATTCAGATTCAAGTGTAACTACTCTTGAAATAAAAATATATGGAGAAGATACAAAAGGTGAAACTGTAAGAAACAATGATGATGACGATGATGATTATGATTTATTAAATACATATAGAATTAAAGTGAAATATAATCCTACAGATAGTACAAGCACAGATACTGAAACAGAGAAAGATGCTTCTGATTATGATAGTATTTATTTAGAAAGACTTAGTGTTGATGGTAAGATGATAGAATTAAAAGAATCACAAACTAAATACACATATAATGTAGATAGTGATGTAGATAGTGTAGTAGTTAGAGCTACGCCAGAAGATGAAGATGACGATGATGTTACCATTAATGGAAAAGATGCTAAATATGATGATAATTTTAAAGTTGATGTAGATTTAAAAAAGGGTACAAATTCAATTGAAATAGAAGTAGAAGATGGTGGAAAATCTAGAGTATATACTTTAATTATAAATAGAGGACAAGCAACAGAAAAAACAGAAATCAATTCAGGTAATATAACAGTGAATTCCAATACAAATAAATGGTTACAAAATAACGGTAGATGGCAATATACTGATTCAACTGGGAATCCAGTAAGGAATATATGGATAGGAAATTACTATCTATTAGATAGTGGGTATATGGCTACTGGATGGCTTAACTATGGTGGAAACTGGTACTATTTAGGGATTGATGGAGCTAAGAAAACAGGATGGCAAAAGGTTGATGGTATGTGGTATCATTTAGACTCACAAGGAAAGATACAAACAGGGTGGTTTAAAGATACTAATGGAAAATATTATTATTTAAGCAGCTTTGGTGGAATGGTTTATAACACTACAATAGATGGATATAGATTAGGTGCTGATGGCGCTTGGATTGGAAGATAA